In a single window of the Leptospira sanjuanensis genome:
- a CDS encoding LA_3696 family protein: MPTLIRKFPKRLGELLGPDGIVEFVGFLNRFIAKSQSNAVELATDRFERRLSEETGKLRLEMSELKSELRSEFMDLKTDFADHRADVKSEISEIHKAISIQTKWILAAVLGSAGIFSMIVKF; the protein is encoded by the coding sequence ATGCCAACGCTAATTCGAAAATTTCCTAAACGTTTGGGTGAGCTTTTGGGTCCTGATGGGATCGTAGAGTTTGTGGGTTTTCTCAATCGTTTCATTGCAAAAAGCCAGTCGAACGCAGTTGAGTTGGCGACGGATCGTTTCGAGCGTCGTCTTTCCGAGGAAACCGGTAAACTTCGTTTGGAAATGTCCGAATTAAAATCCGAATTGCGATCGGAATTTATGGATTTGAAAACGGATTTCGCGGATCATCGTGCCGATGTTAAATCTGAAATTTCGGAAATTCACAAAGCTATTTCCATTCAAACAAAATGGATTTTGGCCGCGGTTTTGGGATCGGCTGGAATCTTTTCCATGATCGTAAAATTCTAA